One window from the genome of Drosophila albomicans strain 15112-1751.03 chromosome 2L, ASM965048v2, whole genome shotgun sequence encodes:
- the LOC117565453 gene encoding salivary glue protein Sgs-3-like isoform X1: protein MKLVTVVLLFVVVLYVAASVNAQATRSPGTAAAGPRPTTRRTTRRTTVRTTRRTTGRTTRRTTGRTTRRTTGRTTRRTTGRTTRRTTGRTTRRTTGRTTRRTTGRTTRRTTGRTTRRTTGRTTRRTTGRTTRRTTGRTTRRTTRRTTRRTTTGPSCNDNCPPDFQPVCGTVFREGRFINCNFSNQCNLDNHSCRRREVWISRSGNCAQKSSNRDCA, encoded by the exons ATGAAACTAGTCACAGTTGTGTTGCTCTTTGTGGTAGTCCTGTATGTGGCCGCTTCGGTGAATGCCCAAGCAACTAGATCACCGGGTACAGCGGCAGCTGGGCCAAGGCCTACAACCAGACGAACCACAAGACGTACTACTGTACGAACAACCAGACGTACCACTGGAAGAACAACGAGACGTACTACTGGAAGAACAACCAGACGTACCACTGGAAGAACAACGAGACGTACTACTGGAAGGACAACCAGACGTACCACTGGAAGAACAACGAGACGTACCACTGGAAGAACAACAAGACGAACCACAGGAAGAACAACACGACGTACTACTGGAAGAACAACGAGACGTACCACTGGAAGAACAACGAGACGTACTACTGGAAGAACAACGAGACGTACCACTGGAAGAACAACACGACGTACTACAAGAAGGACAACGAGACGTACCACAACAGGACCGAGCTGCAATGATAATTGTCCACCAGACTTTCAACCCGTTTGTGGAACAGTTTTTCGGGAGGGAAGGTTCATAAACTGTAATTTCAGCAATCAATGTAATCTGGATAATCACAGTTGTCGAAGACGGGAAG TGTGGATATCCAGGAGCGGTAACTGCGCTCAAAAGTCCAGCAACAGAGACTGTGCTTAA
- the LOC117563520 gene encoding cyclic nucleotide-gated cation channel beta-1-like → MKLVTILLLPIVVLYVVNSINAQRIRPDEPQEEQQGGLLEEQQGALQGVQLEEQLGGLLEEHQGALLEEQQGVQLEEQLGGLLEESQGDQLEQAQGALQGDRLEEQLGGLVDKLHGDRLDELQGVPLEEQLGGLLEEQQGALQGVQLEEQLGGLLEESQGDQLDEAQGALQGDRLEEQLGGLVDKLHGDRQDEPQGGPLEEQLGGLLEEQQGALQGVQLEEQLGGLLEESQGDQLDEAQGALQGDRLEEQLGGLVDKLHGDRLDEPQGVPLEEQLGGLLEEQQGALQGVQLEEQLGGLLEESQGDQLEQAQGALQGDRLEEQLGGLVDKLHGDRLDEPQGVPLEEQLGGLLEEHQGALLEEQQGALQGVQLEEQLEESQGDQLDEAQGALQGDRLEEQLGGLVDKLHGDRLDEPQGIPLEEQLGGP, encoded by the exons ATGAAACTAGTTACAATTTTGTTACTTCCCATCGTAGTCCTGTATGTGGTCAATTCCATAAACGCCCAAAGAATTAGACCTG ACGAAccacaagaagaacaacaaggAGGACTTCTAGAAGAACAACAAGGCGCTCTACAAGGCGTCCAACTAGAAGAACAACTAGGAGGACTACTAGAAGAACATCAAGGCGCCCTACTAGAAGAACAACAAG GCGTCCAACTAGAAGAACAACTAGGAGGACTACTAGAAGAATCACAAGGCGACCAACTAGAGCAAGCACAGGGCGCCCTACAAGGCGACCGACTAGAAGAACAACTAGGAGGCCTAGTAGACAAACTACACGGCGACCGACTAGACGAACTACAAGGGGTCCCACTAGAAGAACAACTAGGAGGACTTCTAGAAGAACAACAAGGCGCTCTACAAGGCGTCCAACTAGAAGAACAACTAGGAGGACTACTAGAAGAATCACAAGGCGACCAACTAGACGAAGCACAGGGCGCCCTACAAGGCGACCGACTAGAAGAACAACTAGGAGGCCTAGTAGACAAACTACACGGCGACCGACAAGACGAACCACAAGGCGGCCCACTAGAAGAACAACTAGGAGGACTTCTAGAAGAACAACAAGGCGCTCTACAAGGCGTCCAACTAGAAGAACAACTAGGAGGACTACTAGAAGAATCACAAGGCGACCAACTAGACGAAGCACAGGGCGCCCTACAAGGCGACCGACTAGAAGAACAACTAGGAGGCCTAGTAGACAAACTACACGGCGACCGACTAGACGAACCACAAGGCGTCCCACTAGAAGAACAACTAGGAGGACTTCTAGAAGAACAACAAGGCGCTCTACAAGGCGTCCAACTAGAAGAACAACTAGGAGGACTACTAGAAGAATCACAAGGCGACCAACTAGAGCAAGCACAGGGCGCCCTACAAGGCGACCGACTAGAAGAACAACTAGGAGGCCTAGTAGACAAACTACACGGCGACCGACTAGACGAACCACAAGGCGTCCCACTAGAAGAACAACTAGGAGGACTTCTAGAAGAACATCAAGGCGCCCTACTAGAAGAACAACAAGGCGCTCTACAAGGCGTCCAACTAGAAGAACAACTAGAAGAATCACAAGGCGACCAACTAGACGAAGCACAGGGCGCCCTACAAGGCGACCGACTAGAAGAACAACTAGGAGGCCTAGTAGACAAACTACACGGCGATCGACTAGACGAACCACAAGGCATCCCACTAGAAGAACAACTAGGAGGACCATAA
- the LOC117565453 gene encoding integumentary mucin C.1-like isoform X3, producing the protein MKLVTVVLLLVVVLYVVSSVNAQGRRPSIPTTRRTTPRPTRRTTTGPTRRTTTGPTRRTTTGPTRRTTTGPTRRTTTGPTRRTTTGPTRRTMPRPTRRTTTRPSCDDYCLPDVQPVCGTVFREGRFINCNFSNQCNLDNHSCRRREVWISRSGNCAQKSSNRDCA; encoded by the exons ATGAAACTAGTCACAGTTGTATTGCTCCTCGTGGTGGTCCTGTATGTGGTTTCTTCGGTGAACGCGCAAGGACGCAGACCATCTATACCTACTACAAGGCGTACTACGCCACGACCAACGAGACGTACCACTACAGGACCAACGAGACGTACCACTACAGGACCAACGAGACGTACCACTACAGGACCAACTAGACGTACCACTACAGGACCAACGAGACGTACCACTACAGGACCAACGAGACGTACCACTACAGGACCAACGAGACGTACCATGCCACGACCAACGAGACGTACCACTACAAGACCAAGTTGCGATGATTATTGTTTACCAGACGTTCAACCCGTTTGTGGAACAGTTTTTCGGGAGGGAAGGTTCATAAACTGTAATTTCAGCAATCAATGTAATCTGGATAATCACAGTTGTCGAAGACGGGAAG TGTGGATATCCAGGAGCGGTAACTGCGCTCAAAAGTCCAGCAACAGAGACTGTGCTTAA
- the LOC117565453 gene encoding salivary glue protein Sgs-3-like isoform X2, producing the protein MKLVTVVLLLVVVLYVVTSVNAQGRRPPRPPGTSPGRPRPRPTTRRTTVRTTRRSTGRTTRRTTGRTTRRTTGRSTRRSTRRTTRRTTGRTTRRSTRRTTRRTTGRTTRRSTRRTTRRTTGRTTRRSTRRTTRRTTRRTTRRTTSRPSCNEVCTDDFQPVCGTVVRDGRIINCNFSNQCNLDNHSCQRREVWTSTRGNCAQKSSNRDCA; encoded by the exons ATGAAACTAGTCACAGTTGTATTGCTTCTCGTGGTGGTCCTGTATGTGGTTACTTCGGTGAACGCGCAAGGACGCAGACCACCTCGACCACCTGGAACATCACCAGGTAGACCTAGACCTAGACCTACTACAAGGCGTACTACGGTACGAACTACAAGACGTTCTACTGGAAGAACAACGAGACGTACCACTGGAAGAACAACAAGGCGGACTACTGGAAGATCTACAAGACGTAGCACTAGAAGAACAACCAGGCGGACTACTGGAAGAACTACAAGACGTAGCACTAGAAGAACGACGAGACGGACTACTGGGAGAACTACCAGACGTAGCACTAGAAGAACGACGAGACGGACAACTGGAAGGACTACAAGACGTAGCACTAGAAGAACAACGAGGCGGACAACAAGGCGGACAACAAGGCGGACTACTAGCAGACCAAGCTGCAATGAAGTGTGTACAGATGACTTCCAACCTGTTTGTGGAACAGTCGTTCGAGACGGAAGGATCATAAACTGTAATTTTAGCAATCAATGTAACCTTGATAATCACAGCTGTCAAAGACGGGAAG tTTGGACATCAACCCGCGGTAACTGCGCTCAGAAGTCCAGCAACAGAGACTGCGCATAG
- the LOC117565453 gene encoding integumentary mucin C.1-like isoform X4: protein MKLVTVVLLLVVVLYVVSSVNAQGRRPSIPTTRRTTPRPTRRTTTGPTRRTTTGPTRRTTTGPTRRTTTGPTRRTTTGPTRRTTTGPTRRTMPRPTRRTTTRPSCDDYCLPDVQPVCGTVFREGRFINCNFSNQCNLDNHSCRRREVWTSTRGNCAQKSSNRDCA from the exons ATGAAACTAGTCACAGTTGTATTGCTCCTCGTGGTGGTCCTGTATGTGGTTTCTTCGGTGAACGCGCAAGGACGCAGACCATCTATACCTACTACAAGGCGTACTACGCCACGACCAACGAGACGTACCACTACAGGACCAACGAGACGTACCACTACAGGACCAACGAGACGTACCACTACAGGACCAACTAGACGTACCACTACAGGACCAACGAGACGTACCACTACAGGACCAACGAGACGTACCACTACAGGACCAACGAGACGTACCATGCCACGACCAACGAGACGTACCACTACAAGACCAAGTTGCGATGATTATTGTTTACCAGACGTTCAACCCGTTTGTGGAACAGTTTTTCGGGAGGGAAGGTTCATAAACTGTAATTTCAGCAATCAATGTAATCTGGATAATCACAGTTGTCGAAGACGGGAAG tTTGGACATCAACCCGCGGTAACTGCGCTCAGAAGTCCAGCAACAGAGACTGCGCATAG